The Mangrovivirga cuniculi genomic sequence GGTTTCACTCATTTCCTGCCCCTCAGGCTCCAGAAAGAGCGTCACTTGTCGACCCACAAGATCTAACGCTGCAAAAAAAATACTATATTTTATTTATCAGTTCGGAAGGAGATGCGGGGAACTGGAATACTGGTTTTCAGGCTGGTGCCTGGCATTCACCGCAACGTGGAAAGTTACCAATTGGCTGGGGATTCAACCTTCATTTTTTTGAGACATTTCCCTATCTTGGATATTATTATAATTCAACCGCTACTGAAAATGATGGATTTATATCTGTCATTTCTCCTCTAGGCTATACTTATGGTGATGTTCTTCCTGAGAACACACTTGAACATGCAAAATCATTATCTGCCAGCAGAGTTGGTGAATTCAATATCAAAACTGCATATGCGTATAAACATTATAACGGACAGGGGGAATCTGATTACAGGGGATTCACTATTTCGAACAGCTACAAGGTTACCAAAATGGTTGATTTTTATGGTGCATCAAATATCGAAACAACATTTTTTTTCGAACCTCAATATCCCAGCCAGACTGCTTACGACCGTGATGTGACAACCATTTTCAATCATGTAAATGACAATACATTTTATGGCAACATAACAAATCTGAATGCTAAAGCTGAAGAAATCTTAAGCAGATTGAAACAACGGGAACCTCCTTATTTTTATCTTGCAGGATATCAACGGTTGGTTAGCGAAAACCCGGGATATACTGGAAATGCAGATGTGTCATTAACCGAGCTAAAACGAGTTATTGAACTTATAAAGGCAGACCCTAAAATAGGAGATGCTATAGAAGTAGTAACTCCTGAAAAATTCAATATTCTATTAAACGCAAATCTTGGTAAAATCAATATCCCTACTGATCCCACAGATTTTATTTTATCCTCAGAATCTGAAACTCTTTTTTCTAATCTGGATATAATTAATAGAAAGAATACTCTTGAGATAATATATGCTTCAAATACTCAGGTTACCGATGATATAATCATTTATTCTGTTGATGGCAAAACTATTTATCCAACAGCGAAATTCACTTCTCCCGAAAGTCGTGTTACTAGTATACAGATTTCTACAACGTTATTATCAAAGGGTGTATATATATTGAAAATCCCAACAAATAAAGGTATCGTTAGTGAAAAGTTCATTAAGCAATAAACTATAGAAGTTGGCTCTTATTTCAGTTACACCGATGAAATAGGTTACATATCAAAATTTCAATATACAGTTATTGGAATAGAAAGCAGCTCTATATTTAATCGGAGACTATAATCAATCGAGTTTTATTAGTAATTTAAATAACAAAACACTCCGATTGATACAATGAAATACAAATTAACATCGATCACCTTTCTCCTAATAATTATAATCCTATCCTGCTCCAGGGAAAAAGAAAGTAGTGATCAGCTATTGTCAGACTCTACAAAAGTAAATGCGACATACACCTACCTATCTGATGATGGCATGTATCTGTATGAACTAAATACCCTCAAAGGAGAAAAAAAGATAAAGTGATTTTAGTTGAGCGGAATTTTGGTAAAAAGTATTCCCTGAATAAATCTCAATCAGCAAATGGCATTGAATACAGAAGTGATGAGGGGCACCGATTTTTAACTTTGGGTGATGAGTTTATCTTTTATCAGGTAAACGAAAAATTATCTTCTGGAAAATTGGTCAAGACAAATCCTGAAGTGGTCAGAAACCCCAAAAACACAATATATGGCACCTACGTTAGTACGGGTTATCAAAATAAATCTAAAGGAAATGATTGGGTAGCAATTACACTTACCCCAATAAAAGAAAATAAAATAATGATGTCAGTCAGATCCAGAGCAGACCGAAAAAAGCCAACCTGTACATTTGATGGCCAGTTGGAAATTACTGGGCGCAATCAGCTTAAATTATATGAAGATGGGCTTGATGTCACAATCAAAGTTGATGGAGATAGCTTAACAATACTCCCTCAAAATAAAAAATCAGCAGATCGACTCCACTTTTATTGTAGTGGCGGGGCCTCCTTAAGCGGAGATTATAGTAAAATAGAAGGAAAAGCTGATTCAAGCCAGATTGACAAGACCCAATTCAGCAAATTTCTCAATTATGGTGACTATGCTTATTCCGTTACTTTAAAAAATGATACTCTAAGAGTTTTTCCTCTTGGTATTGAATTAAATGAAATGTTTGAAATACATATTCGGGGAGACATTAAAAAAGCTGAAGTTGGGGATTTAAATAAAGACGGATATCCGGAATTGATTGTAGTTGAAGTGACCAGGAAAACAAATAATTTTAAAAAAATTCACGGGTATTCGATCAATAACGGTAAGTCTTTTAGTATGACTGGTGAACTTCCGGACATTACTGATGTCGATTCAATTTCTTACGGTTATCAGGGTGAAGATGAATTTTCGATAGTTGAAAATTCATTAGTGAGAAGATTCCCAGTTTACCAGGAAAACAATGAGGGATATAATCCGACCGGGTTGATGAGGCAGATACAATATAAACTTGTTGATGGCGAGGCGTTACGACAATTTAAAATCGATAAGGTTGTAGAATATTAAAAAAGGGCAGTTTTTACAAACTGCCCTTTCAATTATACTTTACGTGAAATTAAATATTATCTATAAAGTCTTTGACTTCTTCTTTGGTCTTACCGGTTTTTTCCTGAATACGGCCTAGAAGTTGTTCTTCTTTACCTTCTTCATAAACCAGTTCGTCATCGGTAAGCTCACCATATTCTTCTTTCAACTTACCTCTTACTTTATTCCAGTTTCCTTTAATTTTATCTTCAGTAGCACCCATAATATTTTTATTTTTTTAATTTAAAATCGATTAATTACAATAAACTATTCAAGATTAAATAGTCTTCTGTCTTTCGTGTTTTCCTTCTGCAAATTCTTCAATCATCTTATCTATAAAAGCAGGTATATCATCAGGATTTCTACTTGTAGTTAATCCCTGATCTACTACTACTTCTTTATCAACCCATCTGGCTCCTGCATTTTTTATGTCAGATTTTAATGATGGATAAGATGTCATCTCACGGCCTGTTAATGCACCTGTTTCAATCATTAGCTGTGGAGCATGGCAAATTGCAGCAATTGGTTTTCCTTTTTCAAAGAATCCTCCCACAAACTCAACAGCCTCATCGTTCATTCTCAAGCTATCGGGATTCATTACTCCACCCGGTAACATCAGGCAATTATAGTCATCTGAGTTCACCTCGTTAAGATTTTTGTCAACATCGTACTCACGACTCCAATGGTCATGATCCCACGACTTGACTTTTTTTCCTTTTGGTGCTATTACTTCTACATCTGCACCCGAATTCATTAAAGCCTCCATAGGTTTAGTAAATTCAACTTCTTCGAATCCATCTGTTAATAGCACAGCTACTTTTTTATTATTTAAAGTTTGCATATCGATATTTTTTTAATTCGTTAATTCTTTATCAATAAGAATGGAAAAACCATGCCACATTATCAGATTTAAATGTATTTATTGGGTAAAAAGTGTCGGAATATTATTATAAAGTTCTATAACTTGTTTTTAAAAGGAAATACTAATAATTTATCTATCAAGTTATATAGTTATTCCTTACAGGGTAGGTTGATTGAGTCTAAACTGTGGATTGAATTGCACAAAAAGAGTGCGTTTAAACAACACTTATATAAAATGTAAGAATATGGAAATTAAATTAGATAACGCATTAACTGTGATAACTAATAAATTAAGCTCATGGTTGGAGGCATTAATTGACCTGATACCAAATATGGTGTTGTCACTTATCATTTTAGTCCTGTTCATCTTCCTGGCAAAAATGGGTGGTAAACTATTTGATAAGATATTCAGAAAAACTTCAACCAATGAAGTATTGAGAAATCTGTTTTCAACTATTTTATACTATACCATAATAGGTTTTGGGCTCTTTATAATTCTTGGTGTTCTGGGTCTGGAAAAAGCATTAACATCTGCACTGGCCGGAGTAGGTATCATTGGTCTGGCCCTTGGATTTGCCTTTCAGGATATTGCAGCCAATTTCGTATCCGGCATTATTCTGGCTTTCAGAAGACCCTTTCAAGTAGGAGAGGTAGTTGAAATTAAAGATATCATGGGTAGAATTCAACGTACTAACCTCAGAGTAACTGTTGTTGAAACATTCCAGGGACAGGAAGTTTATATACCCAATAAGGATGTTCTTCAATCCAGCATATATAATTATAGTATTCTCGGAAAAAGACGTGTTGACCTGGCCGTGGGAATATCATATGGAGATGATTTGCAGAAAGTAGAAAATCTGGTCAGTGATGCCATATCAAATATGGAAGGAGTTATTGATCAGGATAATATGATCTTTGATTATTATGAATTCGGTTCTTCATCGATAAATTTTTATATCCGTTTCTGGGTAAAATATCCGGATCAGCCAGGTTTTTTATCAATGAGACACAAAGCAGTTAAGTTAATTAAGAAAACTTTTGATGAAAATAATATTACTATACCATTCCCAATCAGAACACTCGACTTTGGAATAAAAGGAGGTCAAAAACTGTCAGAGATGCCAATTTCAATAACCAGAGGGTCAGAAAACGGGGAATCAAACGGAGAGAGTTAAACTACTCTCCCCTATCCGGATTATTTTTATTCTTGTCGAATAAATTTAATATCCAGCTTTCATTAATTATATCAATAGTTCTTTCAAGCTCAACGGTTCTTTGCTTCGCTTCGATGATAGTTTTATTCAGGTTTTCAGCCATGGTTGTATCATTAACCAACATAGCTGCTGCTCCTTCACCCTCGTTCATTTTCTTACTAAATTCTGAAAGGTTTTTTAGTGTGAGATTCAGTTTATAGGTAGCCTGGCTCAAAGAATCCATCATTTTATCAACATCTTTACTCATCGACTCATCATAAACTAATTTACCCAGCGTACCTTCACCATCAGATATTTTAGTAACCACATCTTCAGCTCCACGGCTTACGTTATGAAGATTACCTGCTACTAATTGCATTTCAGTAATAATTGATTCGATCCTGTCTTCAGAAGTAGTATCAGTAAGAAGCTTGCCTGCAAGACCTTTCCCTTCCAGCAGATCTTCACTGATTTTTGCCAGGTTGGCAGTAAATTTTTCCAGATTCTTGCTATTCTCCATTACACTTTCCATAATAGCCTCAACTTTCACTGGTTCTTTTGTAGATAATCTGTCTCCATCTTCAATATTATCTCCTTTTGCTGATCCAGGAGATATACTAACGAGTTTATTACCCATCAATCCTTCACTTCCTATTTGAGCAATAGCATCTTTAGTAATAAATTTTGCCTGTTCCTCGTCAATTCTCATTGTCAGGCATACTGTGGAATCATCAATTATATTTATCTCTTCAACTGACCCTACGTGAATACCCACAAATTGAACAGCACTCCCTTTTTGAATACCTGCCGCATTTGAGAAACAGGCATTAACTTTCAAGCTTGAACTGAATAAATTTTCCCTGGCACCGACAAAATATAATCCGAGGATCAAAATCATCACTCCAAGAAAAACAAACAATCCTAATTTAACTTTATCCTTCATTTTTTTGTTTTTTATCAGCCATCGTAAAGTAGGCTCTTATTTTTTTATCATCGTGATTTTTAAGCTCATCAAAAGATCCCTCGGCTAAAATCCCACCTTCTGC encodes the following:
- a CDS encoding GxGYxYP domain-containing protein — encoded protein: MKQIILLILITWFSLNIHSQTHYVFDGTGKPRSEKLAAMTVAGLVNRDEPKLFLKNVFETWSYNQTDEKWIEIFEQNEGVSFEELTKIQDLFTVFENQINGGIFYNDTEWYSNFPGQSILWQGEFAAMLGGLSNRIPVPLDKAANWGFQVDNEVILTGVEGNNFVMNPDLTLKKWPWNDSTLDDRYMSLLNWGIDNILPLCNRKSFFIREITDWAISQKMFQVDIAGDVAGSPDFYTLPENKAELLERLFSHFKSNNPNKLFNIYGWMQPEPLVQWFSMNGATFHESMQANLSWFHSFPAPQAPERASLVDPQDLTLQKKYYILFISSEGDAGNWNTGFQAGAWHSPQRGKLPIGWGFNLHFFETFPYLGYYYNSTATENDGFISVISPLGYTYGDVLPENTLEHAKSLSASRVGEFNIKTAYAYKHYNGQGESDYRGFTISNSYKVTKMVDFYGASNIETTFFFEPQYPSQTAYDRDVTTIFNHVNDNTFYGNITNLNAKAEEILSRLKQREPPYFYLAGYQRLVSENPGYTGNADVSLTELKRVIELIKADPKIGDAIEVVTPEKFNILLNANLGKINIPTDPTDFILSSESETLFSNLDIINRKNTLEIIYASNTQVTDDIIIYSVDGKTIYPTAKFTSPESRVTSIQISTTLLSKGVYILKIPTNKGIVSEKFIKQ
- a CDS encoding CsbD family protein, whose product is MGATEDKIKGNWNKVRGKLKEEYGELTDDELVYEEGKEEQLLGRIQEKTGKTKEEVKDFIDNI
- a CDS encoding type 1 glutamine amidotransferase domain-containing protein; this translates as MQTLNNKKVAVLLTDGFEEVEFTKPMEALMNSGADVEVIAPKGKKVKSWDHDHWSREYDVDKNLNEVNSDDYNCLMLPGGVMNPDSLRMNDEAVEFVGGFFEKGKPIAAICHAPQLMIETGALTGREMTSYPSLKSDIKNAGARWVDKEVVVDQGLTTSRNPDDIPAFIDKMIEEFAEGKHERQKTI
- a CDS encoding mechanosensitive ion channel family protein, with the protein product MEIKLDNALTVITNKLSSWLEALIDLIPNMVLSLIILVLFIFLAKMGGKLFDKIFRKTSTNEVLRNLFSTILYYTIIGFGLFIILGVLGLEKALTSALAGVGIIGLALGFAFQDIAANFVSGIILAFRRPFQVGEVVEIKDIMGRIQRTNLRVTVVETFQGQEVYIPNKDVLQSSIYNYSILGKRRVDLAVGISYGDDLQKVENLVSDAISNMEGVIDQDNMIFDYYEFGSSSINFYIRFWVKYPDQPGFLSMRHKAVKLIKKTFDENNITIPFPIRTLDFGIKGGQKLSEMPISITRGSENGESNGES
- a CDS encoding MlaD family protein is translated as MKDKVKLGLFVFLGVMILILGLYFVGARENLFSSSLKVNACFSNAAGIQKGSAVQFVGIHVGSVEEINIIDDSTVCLTMRIDEEQAKFITKDAIAQIGSEGLMGNKLVSISPGSAKGDNIEDGDRLSTKEPVKVEAIMESVMENSKNLEKFTANLAKISEDLLEGKGLAGKLLTDTTSEDRIESIITEMQLVAGNLHNVSRGAEDVVTKISDGEGTLGKLVYDESMSKDVDKMMDSLSQATYKLNLTLKNLSEFSKKMNEGEGAAAMLVNDTTMAENLNKTIIEAKQRTVELERTIDIINESWILNLFDKNKNNPDRGE